One Deltaproteobacteria bacterium DNA window includes the following coding sequences:
- a CDS encoding c-type cytochrome has product MKKLLFYVLLIPVFVIANIGISKAAEAPALQPVPEISKEDFAKATGIYFNRCGGCHGTLRKGATGKPLTPDKTLTKTVAKLTDIIYNGTEGGMPGWGTTGVLSKEESELLAKFVQNTPVAPPEWNMKEMKASWKLIVPPDQRPKAPAHKRNIENFFAVILRDAGQIGIIDGDTKEVVTTVASGFAVHTLRYSYSGRYLYTIGRDAKATMVDLWMDPPQTVAEVKTGIEARSIDSSKYKGFYDKYAVVGNYWPPSYVILDGQTLEPLKVVGTRGYTYDTNEYHPEPRVASIVASHNAPEFILNVKETGQILLVDYSDIKNLKVTAIEAERFLHDGGWDASKRYFLVAANMRDKVVAVDTKTKKLAAIVETGIKPHPGRGANFNDPKFGPVYATPHLGEPMVALIGTDPEGDYKANAWKVVRKLKTAGEGGLFIKTHPKSSNLWIDHTLAKAEDAYRSITVYNIKNLDAEPKVIKLGNRGRIVHIEYNKAGDEVWISLWDKKGEIIVFDDKTLKEKTRITDARLVTPTGKFNVYNTRYDIY; this is encoded by the coding sequence ATGAAGAAATTATTGTTTTATGTTTTATTGATACCTGTATTCGTGATAGCGAATATTGGTATCAGCAAGGCTGCTGAGGCGCCTGCACTGCAGCCTGTGCCTGAAATCTCAAAAGAGGATTTCGCAAAGGCAACGGGGATTTATTTTAACAGGTGCGGCGGATGTCACGGAACACTGAGAAAGGGCGCTACAGGCAAGCCTCTCACACCGGACAAGACACTCACAAAGACAGTTGCAAAACTCACTGACATCATCTACAACGGCACAGAAGGCGGCATGCCTGGTTGGGGGACAACAGGTGTTCTCAGCAAAGAAGAATCAGAACTGCTGGCAAAGTTTGTCCAGAACACCCCGGTTGCTCCGCCTGAATGGAACATGAAGGAAATGAAGGCTTCATGGAAACTTATTGTTCCGCCTGACCAGAGGCCAAAGGCGCCTGCTCATAAGAGGAACATTGAAAACTTCTTTGCAGTAATATTAAGAGATGCAGGACAGATTGGAATTATTGACGGCGATACAAAAGAGGTTGTAACAACAGTAGCCAGCGGTTTCGCTGTTCATACACTTAGGTATTCATATTCTGGAAGGTATCTCTATACAATCGGCAGGGATGCAAAGGCAACAATGGTTGACCTATGGATGGACCCGCCGCAGACTGTTGCAGAGGTAAAGACAGGCATTGAAGCAAGGTCAATTGATTCCAGCAAGTATAAGGGATTCTATGACAAATATGCTGTGGTAGGCAATTACTGGCCGCCATCATATGTTATCCTTGACGGACAGACCCTTGAGCCATTAAAGGTAGTTGGGACAAGGGGTTATACATATGATACAAACGAGTATCATCCTGAGCCAAGGGTTGCATCAATAGTTGCATCTCACAATGCCCCGGAGTTTATATTAAATGTTAAAGAAACAGGTCAGATACTACTTGTTGATTATTCAGATATTAAGAATTTAAAGGTTACAGCAATCGAGGCAGAAAGATTCCTCCATGACGGCGGCTGGGATGCATCAAAGAGATATTTTCTTGTTGCAGCAAACATGAGAGACAAGGTTGTTGCAGTTGATACAAAGACAAAGAAACTTGCGGCAATAGTTGAAACAGGCATAAAGCCTCATCCTGGAAGGGGCGCAAACTTCAATGACCCGAAATTTGGTCCTGTGTATGCAACACCGCATCTTGGCGAGCCAATGGTAGCGCTTATAGGAACAGACCCAGAAGGCGATTATAAGGCAAATGCATGGAAGGTTGTAAGAAAACTCAAGACAGCAGGTGAAGGCGGACTCTTTATAAAGACCCATCCAAAGAGCAGCAACCTCTGGATAGACCATACCCTTGCTAAGGCAGAAGATGCATACAGGAGCATTACAGTATATAACATTAAGAACCTTGATGCAGAGCCAAAGGTTATAAAACTTGGCAACAGGGGCAGGATTGTTCACATAGAGTATAACAAGGCAGGAGATGAGGTATGGATTTCCCTGTGGGACAAGAAGGGCGAAATCATCGTATTTGATGACAAGACCCTGAAGGAAAAGACAAGGATAACAGATGCAAGACTTGTTACACCTACTGGCAAGTTCAATGTATATAACACAAGGTATGATATATATTAA
- a CDS encoding c-type cytochrome — translation MNAKVIFGIIIAIAFFISVPLMAAEEHKTPTAPKEYLDMKNPAKGKDAVAKGEELYMKKCKKCHGETGDGKGSGSKDLEIKPKAFTKDYLAKKPDGQLFWIIENGSKSTDMEAFGPGSDTNISKDNIWNIVTFIKEKFGK, via the coding sequence ATGAATGCAAAGGTAATATTTGGAATTATTATTGCAATCGCCTTCTTTATTTCCGTTCCTCTGATGGCTGCTGAAGAACATAAGACTCCAACAGCGCCAAAGGAATATCTGGACATGAAAAATCCTGCAAAGGGTAAGGATGCTGTTGCAAAGGGCGAAGAACTTTATATGAAGAAATGCAAGAAATGCCACGGTGAAACAGGTGACGGCAAAGGCAGTGGTTCTAAGGACTTGGAAATCAAGCCAAAGGCATTTACCAAAGATTATCTTGCCAAAAAGCCTGACGGGCAATTGTTTTGGATTATAGAAAACGGCAGTAAGAGCACAGACATGGAGGCTTTTGGTCCGGGTTCAGATACAAACATTTCAAAAGACAATATCTGGAATATTGTAACCTTTATAAAAGAAAAATTTGGAAAGTAG
- a CDS encoding c-type cytochrome: MPLISFAETPQELYLKHCSSCHHPERYGVSAPPLFKETVGSKNNNEIKETILNGLPATNMLPFKEILKASEVDAIISYIKTPIEKPKWDRNDILNSKIIPQDLQPPTSSLQPKDIDLSNLFMIVEGGTGIVHFMDGDTFNIIDKIKVGAMHGGPKFDYNFNFSYILSRDGWLVQYNLKNLKEVARIRAGINSRNLAVSNDGRLIAVANLLPQNMVFIDAEKMEPVFMVDVDTRIGAIYTLKERGLFVAALREKPEVWLIDYNNNFNTEKIMIDQPFSDFFIEPTEQYLIGAARNGEHLTVFDMKERKVIKNFEISGMPHLASAALWKDGGKTFAAFPHIKSPTMTIIELYKWDIIAKINLKGPGYFARTHESIPYIWVDTNTDTMQLIDKKDFTVVKEVIPEKGRFAMHTEFTKDGRFALVSIREKGGAVFIYDIERMEVIKKLPFDKPIGKYNATNKTH, encoded by the coding sequence ATGCCTCTTATTTCTTTTGCTGAAACCCCGCAGGAACTTTATCTCAAACACTGCAGTTCATGCCACCACCCTGAAAGATACGGCGTATCAGCGCCCCCGTTGTTTAAGGAAACAGTTGGTAGTAAAAACAACAATGAAATAAAAGAGACTATATTAAACGGTCTTCCTGCCACAAATATGCTGCCGTTCAAAGAGATTTTAAAGGCAAGTGAAGTAGATGCTATTATCTCCTATATAAAAACCCCGATTGAAAAGCCAAAATGGGACAGAAATGATATCCTAAACAGCAAGATTATTCCACAAGACCTTCAGCCTCCAACCTCAAGCCTTCAGCCTAAAGATATTGACCTGTCCAACCTCTTTATGATTGTTGAGGGCGGAACAGGCATTGTTCATTTCATGGATGGGGATACATTTAATATCATTGACAAGATTAAGGTTGGCGCAATGCACGGGGGACCAAAGTTTGATTATAATTTTAATTTTTCATATATACTCTCAAGGGACGGCTGGCTTGTCCAATATAATTTAAAGAATCTTAAAGAAGTCGCAAGGATAAGGGCGGGCATAAATTCAAGAAATCTTGCTGTTTCAAATGATGGCAGGCTTATAGCAGTTGCAAATCTTCTGCCTCAAAATATGGTCTTCATTGATGCAGAGAAGATGGAGCCTGTTTTTATGGTTGATGTTGATACGAGGATTGGTGCAATATATACCTTGAAGGAAAGAGGTTTATTTGTTGCAGCCCTGCGTGAGAAGCCAGAGGTATGGCTTATAGATTATAATAATAATTTTAACACAGAGAAGATAATGATTGACCAGCCCTTCAGTGATTTTTTTATAGAGCCGACTGAACAATATCTTATAGGCGCTGCCAGAAACGGGGAACATCTGACAGTCTTTGATATGAAAGAAAGAAAGGTAATAAAGAATTTTGAAATAAGCGGTATGCCGCATCTTGCATCTGCTGCGTTGTGGAAAGATGGCGGTAAAACATTTGCAGCATTTCCGCACATCAAGTCTCCAACCATGACAATCATTGAATTATATAAATGGGATATTATTGCAAAGATAAACTTAAAGGGTCCGGGGTACTTTGCAAGAACCCATGAATCTATTCCTTATATATGGGTTGATACAAATACAGACACAATGCAGTTGATTGATAAAAAGGATTTTACGGTTGTGAAAGAGGTTATCCCCGAAAAAGGGCGGTTTGCTATGCACACTGAATTTACAAAAGACGGCAGGTTTGCATTAGTGAGTATAAGGGAAAAAGGCGGTGCTGTATTTATATATGATATAGAAAGAATGGAGGTTATAAAAAAACTTCCGTTTGATAAACCGATTGGAAAATACAATGCAACTAATAAAACGCATTAG
- a CDS encoding cupredoxin domain-containing protein has translation MQLIKRIRFIFLPLVILCFSPVWAEEFKVGMRDWMFHPEVLTIKTGDTVILINDDDSHHTVTFEDATIKSSENIKPERQFYITFDKTGEYKYYCKYHRDYNMRGKIIVK, from the coding sequence ATGCAACTAATAAAACGCATTAGATTTATTTTTCTGCCCCTCGTAATCCTTTGCTTTAGTCCTGTATGGGCAGAAGAATTTAAGGTTGGTATGAGGGATTGGATGTTCCATCCCGAAGTCCTGACCATCAAAACAGGTGATACAGTTATATTGATAAATGATGATGACAGCCATCACACAGTTACATTTGAAGATGCAACTATTAAAAGTTCTGAAAATATAAAACCAGAGAGGCAGTTCTATATTACATTTGACAAGACAGGGGAGTATAAGTATTATTGCAAGTACCACCGCGACTATAATATGCGCGGAAAGATTATTGTGAAGTAA